The Alnus glutinosa chromosome 3, dhAlnGlut1.1, whole genome shotgun sequence nucleotide sequence AACAGCCTACTGTTATTGTCCTCGGCATATTTGTGTTTCATCCGTTGTGCAATTTTATTCAGTTAGTGTTTCCATGTGATTTAGAAGGTGAAAATTtgtatattttcatttataaactGTAAGTTGAAGACATGAACTTATTGTCATTTAAACTGTGTTATTGCTTTGCTGCAGCTTACTTTAACACTCGTGTATATTGCTGTGGGCGTTTTTGCTGCTGGTTGGATTGGTAATTTTATTGATCATAATTAGCATTACTGCATTCCTGTTTTTGTATCCTATTTGTGACCTTCAATACTAACTTGTTTTGTGTAATAGAGGTTTCTTGCTGGATTCTGACTGGGGAAAGGCAGACTGCTGTCATCAGGTCAAGATATGTTCAAGTATTACTTAACCAAGACATGAGTTTTTTTGATACCTATGGGAACAATGGGGACATTGTGAGCCAAGTATTGAGTGATGTGCTACTTATTCAATCGGCTCTTAGTGAAAAAGTATGTTTAGATCTAACATATTGCTTCACacataattttcctttttttttttggaattcttCTACAATATTAACTCTCTCTCCATGCATTGTTTTGTCTAATCTTTTTGTGTTACCTCCCATGATACAGGTTGGAAATTATATCCATAATATGGCTACATTTTTCAGTGGTCTTGTTCTTGGATTCATCAACTGTTGGCAGATCGCACTCATAACACTAGCCACTGGTCCTTTCATTGTTGCTGCTGGAGGAATATCAAATATATTTCTTCACAGGCTCGCTGAGAATATTCAAGATGCATATGCTGAAGCAGCTAGCATTGCTGAACAGGTctatttttgttgctttttccATTTAACATACCTCCCCCCTccccaccaaaaaagaaaaaagcaaaaaaaaggaaacacaaAGGAAATCTATAGGTGATGTTTGCTaaagtttttgaaaagtgtgttttgaaaaggtgaaagtgaaaaatgttttcggtgGGATCCACATTTGGaaagtgtttttgttctttttgcccctACTACCTAGGTGGCTTCacttgtatacatcctgtgtacatGAGGGCAGTTTATTCTTTTTTGATATCtcgattaattattaaaaaaaaaaaacagaaaaaaaggttgtttggtaaactttttgaaaagtgtttctgaaaagaaaaaacccaataaatgttttaaaaaggaaaagcaaATATCTAGCAagtgttttccaaaaattaaaagaaaagaaaaaattagggaTAGCCACGGCCCCGCGGTCATCCCCGTTCTCCGGTTGGGGGTGGTTGCAAAGACATCCCCCTCTTGGCTGTTgggctcttttttcttttttttttttctttttttcttttaaaaagtattaGGGTTTGAGAATAGAAGAGTTTTTGAGAAGGTTCGCTTTGAATgaatatatactaattaaaaaaaaaaagaggttttgAGAAGGTTaaccgtttgggtgttgaatttttgaaatcagaattgatttcttattttgtttgcgaatttcgaggtttgactttttagaaaaagttgaataaaatatgatttgtttttgaaaaagttgaataaaatatgatttatttttgaaaaaagtagaatcagaatcatATTCTGTTTCTAAAATTCTGTTGCCAAACAGATAATAACAAACATAGCCATATCATTCTGGTCTTTCAAAGAATTATCTGAACTCGTATGTTATGAGAATAttgttttgcatttatttttataattttggctCACATTCCTCACTGCACCGCAAGATCTGCTTAAATGTGATTCTTTTAAAGTAGCGGAGTTTGAAGTTGATATGCTGAATGGTTGCACCAATTTGAGTGTGTTTTCAGCTGTTTCTTTGGTTTTTGTCAGACATTTATTTTGCTAGGGTcttttggttatatatatatatatatatatatatatttcttttctgaTGCTATCATATGCACAGAAGTATCttgttatttatatatatgtaacgGATTTTCTGGAACCAATAGAAGAGAAACATTATGTatatcttgaaagaaaaaagaatgccATAACTTTGcgtttttattaagatggaaaGCTTAAATCTTCAGTACCTATCACTTTGCCGCTGGAATCTTTTACTTTTCAATTTACATTTCAGGATTCATCATTTGTCCTTCTGTCCCTTGAGATTCCCTGAGTAGAGTtgaaagttgtttattttttattttaagtaagcGCAATAGGTGTAACTCAAGTATACAGAAAGTagacaagagaaacacctagctagtagaagaaaaaaagatcagGAAAAATGTGAAAGCTAGAAATATTTAAGTTGAAAGTTTAAAGTTGGTctagttgtttttaattaaataataaaaaatttctattcACCCACTTGCTCATGTTGGGAGTCTAGTACCATGCATCCTCAATTATAAAGGGCTGTCTAGTGATCGATAAATTGCTGATGTTCATTGCATGAAGTAAATCCAAAATGCTTCTAAAGGTCTTGCTGTTGCTTGTTCCTTATAGAAGCCACCACccaaatgctttttttttttaaaagaataagtgAAGTGTTGCAACTGAGTCACCACCCAATGTCTAATTGAAACAATACCTTCTTTACAGCCTGACCAATCTCAATTTAGAGATGTCGGGATTGATTATGCATATCCCTTTACCTTCTGAAATTTTTCATGAGACTATAAGAGGTGTTTTGAGGAGCACGGGAATTCTCTCTGATGTGAGCCCTTAAATATTTCTCTGTTCTCTATCCTGTAAGTTATATTAATGCTCAACTATCTCATGCTTTCTAGACTACCATAATACacttttgttctttcttctcaCACCTATTAGCAATTTGTTAGTAATTTTCGAGATTTGGGTTCCCTTCTGCTTTCAATAAAATGTTTGAATTAGTTGGGGCTGCTGCTGGTAGTTTGCCTTCTGCCAAAGTCTTCTTCCTTTTATCCTGCAGTAATTCCTTTTTATGTATTTGTCCTCAATATCCCCAACCCTTCACTTGGCcccataataaaaattattgacccttcttttagttgtttttattttattttaattttttcaagatcCTTGAGAGAGACCTTTTGTTACCTATTTGAATATATGATTTTGGTCAGGAGACACCGGTCAAAGTGACATGCTCTCTGGTTAATTGATGAAAACTTTATATCTGTTAGCATTAGTTGCAGATAAATGCCTCAAAGTACTTCTGTATAATCTCCCTATAGGCCCAGGCATAACCCTTTCAATGAATTAGTGGCTTTATCTCCTTGTCGAGTTGGCTGGAAAGGTGACATTAAGGATTAGAACTAAGACTTGGTTGAGAGGGTCTGACAATGCTGCCGTTACTTTATGTTACTCAAAGCCAACAGtgtctcatttatttatttatttatttctagaAGAATAGAGCATCTTTCCGACTATTACAAGggtgatattttttctttttttgaaaaaaggagGAAAGATTAGGCTATCTTTCTCCCTGAAGCCCTGTAAGAGTTGCTGGCTGTGTGTAGCTCCTAAGGGCGCTTCTCAGGGAATGTTTGGAAAAACAGCTACAGATTAGGAGAAATTGAGTGCATGTAAGACTAAACTTATATTTGTCATATACTTTGGATAAATAAACATATTGATTAGTACCTGGTAACTGAAGTATATGGGTACTATAATTATTAACTGATGTCTacaaacattttctttaaaaatatacttttggcatttattaatttttttctttctttctttatatgtatTGGTTAAATCCTATAATTGACTGATGGTGAGCATCTAAGAGCTTGTGCAGTTCATTTTTCCCTGAGCAATTTGTCAATAACCAAAGAAGTAAAGAGCATGTTTGGTTCTTTTCTctgaaaacagtttttattttgtagagcaaaataaaaaacagcATGAAGGTACATTGGGGAATGTGTTCTAAAAACAGCTTTTAGAAGTTTATTCATGTTAACATCATTGTTCAAAATCAGGACAGTGAAGTGTTTAGAAAAACTCTTTTCATTCTCAACAACTGGTTTCTGAAACACAATAGGAAATAGCTTTCTGCTCTTTTGTGGTCTAGTAGTTTCAGCATGTATTTTTTGAAAACGGTGACGTATcttattttgtataaattttgcTGTTATGAAGTGGCAGGTAAATAGTTCAAATATAGGAGCAATTTTGAATTATACTTGTGGTCATTTTTGGGGGAGTATTTAATTTAATGCAAGTGATTTTGAAGTGTGAATCTTTTTTTAATCATGCAGGCAGTCTCCTATATTAGGACATTGTATGCATTTACAAATGAAACCTTGGCCAAGTATTCTTATGCAACATCACTACAAGCAACTCTGAGATATGGTATATTAATAAGCCTTGTGCAAGGCCTTGGTCTTGGATTTACGTATGGGCTTGCTATATGCTCTTGTGCCTTACAACTGTGGGTCGGAAGGTTTCTAATTACACACAAAAAAGCTCATGGAGGTGAAATTATAACAGCCCTATTTGCTATAATTTTAAGCGGCCTGTAAGTATTTTGCTTAAACTGTCGTGTCCTGGCTAAATCATTTCGACCATTTTTTTCTTACGTATCACTTTTCTGTCTTTAATAGTGGGCTGAATCAAGCCGCAACAAACTTCTATTCATTTGACCAAGGACGAATTGCTGCTTATAGACTTTATGAGATGATAAGCCGATCATCATCTGCAGTTAATCAAGATGGAACTACCCCGGTTTCAGTGCAAGGAAATATCGAGTTTAGGAATGTATATTTCAGCTATCTGTCTCGTCCTGAAATCCCTATTTTGAGTGGGTTTTACCTCACTGTACCTGCTAAGAAAGCTGTGGCACTTGTTGGCAGAAATGGCTCTGGAAAGAGCAGCATTATCCCACTCATGGAGCGGTTTTATGATCCTACATTAGGTATGTTGATCTTATTCTTTacctttcctttttgttttttcttgggGTGTGTTTGTGCTGGGTTGGGTTGGTGGGTCTGGTCACATTCTTCTCCTTTTAAAAAGGTGCATATATCTTGGCAAGGTTCAATTGAAGTAATTGGTATGCTTGCACGAttcaatggtttttttttttttttttttttttttgtttctttattctGTGGTGCAGGAGAAGTTCTCTTGGATGGAGAAAATATTAAGAACCTGAAACTGGAATGGCTAAGGAGCCAAATAGGACTAGTTACCCAGGAGCCTGCCTTGCTAAGTTTGAGTATAAGAGACAATATTGCTTATGGGCGGGATGCTACCTTTGATCAAATTGAAGAAGCTGCTAAAATAGCACATGCGCATACTTTAATCAGCTCACTTGAGAGAGGATATGACACGCAGGTaaacttgaaagaaaatattaacTCAAACCTATCTTTCCTGGTATTGTCTGGATCATTTCCTGTTTTTGTGGTCTTGGTTAAGTtaaataactctttttcatttcAGGTGGGCAGGGCTGGTTTGGCATTAACAGAAGAGCAGAAAATAAAACTTTCTATTGCTAGAGCGGTACTTTTAAATCCATCAATTCTTCTGCTTGATGAGGTTACTGGCGGACTTGATTTTGAAGCTGAAAGAGCTGTTCAGGAGGCTCTAGATCTCCTCATGTTAGGACGTTCGACTATAATAATAGCTCGACGACTTAGTCTTATAAGGAATGCTGATTACATAGCTGTGATGGAGGAGGGTCAACTTGTTGAAATGGGTACACATGATGAATTATTGACCCTGGACGGCCTATATGCAGAGCTTCTCAAATGTGAAGAAGCAGCAAAACTTCCTAGGAGGTATAATAATACAAGGGCAAACTATGCAGTTGCTGACATGGTTATTGCGGGTGAATAACCAGCAATAATAAGTTTAACCATTTTGTATCTCTGTGAagagatatttatttttatttctggacTTGTTTGCTAGAAAGTTAAATTgcacttctttttattttttatttttctttatgctAAGTTGCATGTATGGGTTCTGTTTATGTAACTACATCCAGGATGCCATTAAGAAACTACAAGGAGACTGCAGCTTTCCAAATTGAAAAGGATTCTTCAGCAAGTTACAGCTTCCAAGAACCATCATCTCCTAAAATGGTCAAATCACCCTCTCTCCAGAGAGTTCCTGGCATATTCCGACCATCAGATGGCACCTTTAACTTGCAGGAATCACCCAGAGCTGGGAGCCCACCACCAGAGAAGATGTTCGAAAATGGTCAGCCTTTGGATGCAGCAGATAAGGAACCATCGATAAGAAGGCAGGATAGTTTTGAAATGAGACTACCAGAGTTACCCAAGATTGATGTCCAGTCTGCACATCGACAAGCATCAAATGGTTCAGACCCTGAATCTCCTGTTTCACCCCTTTTGACATCTGATCCCAAAAATGAACGTTCACATTCACAGACTTTTAGTCGACCACATAGTCAATCTGACGATGTTCCAGTGAAGGTGAAGGAAGCGAAAAATACACAGCATCGGGAAGCACCATCATTTTGGAGGTTGGCAGAGCTTAGTTttgcagagtatctttatgctGTATTAGGAAGCACTGGTGCTGCTATCTTTGGTTCTTTTAATCCTCTTCTTGCTTATGTTATAGCACTGATAGTAACGGCATACTATAGAAGTGATGAAGGCCATCATCACTTGCAGGAGGAAGTAGACAAATGGTGCTTGATCATTGCCTGCATGGGTATAGTGACAGTTGTTGCCAATTTTTTGCAACACTTCTACTTTGGTATAATGGGGGAGAAGATGACTGAACGAGTTCGTAGAATGATGTTCTCAGGTGATTGGCTCTTTCCTTAATCTCCCAGTAGTTCTCTTGAGACGTGGAATTATGTTTATTCGCATTACCTTATATATTTCCATGATGTGACAGCGATGTTGCGCAATGAAGTTGGATGGTTCGATGAAGAGGAAAACAGTGCTGACACCTTATCCATGCGTTTGGCAAATGATGCTACATTTGTGCGAGCTGCTTTTAGCAATCGGCTCTCCATATTTATACAGGACAGTGCTGCTGTTATTGTGGCTGTTCTCATTGGGATGTTGCTACAATGGCGATTGGCACTTGTGGCTTTGGCTACCCTACCTGTTCTCACTGTTTCTGCCATTGCGCAGGTTTGCACCATCTCTACTTGCCTCCCTtcacaaatttattttatacttgaactgaaagttGAGTTGTGATTTAAACTTTTTCTTTaactttcttttataaataaaaagttcaTTAATCAGCCCATTTTGCATATAAttagataaatatatttttcatcaGCTTCAGGGCCTTATATATTTTCAAGTGCTGTATTTATTTTGTGGAAaatgacttgcaggcagaaaagtttttttttttaaaataatgttcaGTGTTACTTTTATGTTTTCCACTGTTTGGTAGGAACACTGAAAATGACATGAAAGCTGTTTGGTGTGCCTGAGAAAACCtgatattttcttaatttcagATAGCTACAAGTAATGACTTATTTGAGATAAGCACAAAGGTGTTCACAAATTACCTAGAGCTGAAGTAGGAAATCTTAAACACCAGATGCAAGAATAAGCAATAAGTGTATTCCATTGaagcttttaatttatttaaatcaaaacCCATCACTTCTTATGAGTACCACCACAAAAGCTTATGCGTCATGCCACTTCCACATAAAACCACCCCACACACTCAGCCACCACCAATAACTGCCACTGAATGGTAACCTCAATAATTATCTTGTCCTATGTTATCCAATCCACCCTACAAAAACCGTGAATGCACCTCACACCCGTATCTGCTTTTACATGCACAGACTTGCAGTGCAGGCTGCACAAAAGCATGTGCATCATTTCTATTTAATGGGTTTCCTCAAACACATAGCAAACCCATGATTTTTGGAATTTatttgacatatttgtttaataacGACCCTGCTTTTTCGAAGTCCTAAACACAGTTGCCAACACTGCGGCATTGTGGTGACCAAAAAAGGTCAATATTGCGATTGAGTAATAGCTATACTGTCTATATATTTGGATCTAGTTTTGTCTGATCTTGGTCAATTTGTAACCTTATTGACCTGCCTGGATTTGTGAAATCTCTACCTTTCTTATATATCTGTATTCCAAAGATGTAATAATTACTTGGTGGCTGAGTTTCATTTTATATGATTCACTTTCATATATTCGTTTTTTGATAATGAAGCACTGTTTAAATATTGCAGAAATTGTGGCTTGCTGGATTTTCAAGGGGCATCCAGGAGATGCACAGGAAGGCATCTTTGGTCCTTGAGGATGCAGTTAGAAACATATACACTGTTGTAGCATTCTGTGCTGGTAACAAGGTAATGGAGCTCTACAGGTTGcaactaaagaaaatatttaaacagagtTTCCTTCACGGAATGGCAATTGGTTTTGCATTTGGCTTCTCACAGTTTTTGCTTTTTGCCTGTAATGCCCTTCTCCTCTGGTACACCGCGTACTCtgtaaaacataaatatatggATCTACCTACTGCCCTCAAGGAGTATATGGTTTTCTCTTTTGCAACATTTGCGCTGGTGG carries:
- the LOC133862304 gene encoding ABC transporter B family member 20; the encoded protein is MMVSRGLFGWSPPHIQPLTPVSEVSEPPESPSPYMDQSAETAGQQVEPEEVMEELEEIEPPPAAVPFSRLFACADRLDWALMIVGSFAAAAHGTALVVYLHYFAKIVHVLKIHDKPDEQFEKFRELTLTLVYIAVGVFAAGWIEVSCWILTGERQTAVIRSRYVQVLLNQDMSFFDTYGNNGDIVSQVLSDVLLIQSALSEKVGNYIHNMATFFSGLVLGFINCWQIALITLATGPFIVAAGGISNIFLHRLAENIQDAYAEAASIAEQAVSYIRTLYAFTNETLAKYSYATSLQATLRYGILISLVQGLGLGFTYGLAICSCALQLWVGRFLITHKKAHGGEIITALFAIILSGLGLNQAATNFYSFDQGRIAAYRLYEMISRSSSAVNQDGTTPVSVQGNIEFRNVYFSYLSRPEIPILSGFYLTVPAKKAVALVGRNGSGKSSIIPLMERFYDPTLGEVLLDGENIKNLKLEWLRSQIGLVTQEPALLSLSIRDNIAYGRDATFDQIEEAAKIAHAHTLISSLERGYDTQVGRAGLALTEEQKIKLSIARAVLLNPSILLLDEVTGGLDFEAERAVQEALDLLMLGRSTIIIARRLSLIRNADYIAVMEEGQLVEMGTHDELLTLDGLYAELLKCEEAAKLPRRMPLRNYKETAAFQIEKDSSASYSFQEPSSPKMVKSPSLQRVPGIFRPSDGTFNLQESPRAGSPPPEKMFENGQPLDAADKEPSIRRQDSFEMRLPELPKIDVQSAHRQASNGSDPESPVSPLLTSDPKNERSHSQTFSRPHSQSDDVPVKVKEAKNTQHREAPSFWRLAELSFAEYLYAVLGSTGAAIFGSFNPLLAYVIALIVTAYYRSDEGHHHLQEEVDKWCLIIACMGIVTVVANFLQHFYFGIMGEKMTERVRRMMFSAMLRNEVGWFDEEENSADTLSMRLANDATFVRAAFSNRLSIFIQDSAAVIVAVLIGMLLQWRLALVALATLPVLTVSAIAQKLWLAGFSRGIQEMHRKASLVLEDAVRNIYTVVAFCAGNKVMELYRLQLKKIFKQSFLHGMAIGFAFGFSQFLLFACNALLLWYTAYSVKHKYMDLPTALKEYMVFSFATFALVEPFGLAPYILKRRKSLISVFEIIDRVPKIEPDDNSALKPPNVYGSIELKNVDFCYPTRPEVLVLSNFSLKVNGGQTVAVVGVSGSGKSTIISLMQRFYDPVAGQVLLDGRDLKLYNLRWLRSHLGLVQQEPIIFSTTIRENIIYARHNASEAEIKEAARIANAHHFISSLPHGYDTHVGMRGVDLTPGQKQRIAIARVVLKNAPILLLDEASSSIESESSRVVQEALDTLIMGNKTTILIAHRAAMMRHVDNIVVLNGGRIVEEGTQDSLVAKNGLYVRLMQPHFGKGLRQHRLV